In one Heteronotia binoei isolate CCM8104 ecotype False Entrance Well chromosome 1, APGP_CSIRO_Hbin_v1, whole genome shotgun sequence genomic region, the following are encoded:
- the LOC132585760 gene encoding anti-apoptotic protein NR13-like — translation MLSDLTAETRRLVDGYLRRNLSGSVLSHSHTAKTLRRVADKLESREKTFFHSICSTAILPEPGRADVHLRRVAVQMASDGGLNWGRVVALFVFTGTLATALAERGAHEEIGGLTEALVIYLSVEKREWLEAHGGWEGFYRYFNKHGSDSISRCDTKSNTIIATAGFVLAGLAFLMAVR, via the coding sequence ATGCTGAGCGATCTGACAGCCGAGACAAGGCGACTGGTGGATGGCTACTTGCGACGCAACCTGAGTGGTTCGGTGCTGTCTCACAGCCACACGGCCAAGACCCTGCGGAGAGTGGCTGACAAGCTGGAGAGCCGTGAGAAGACATTCTTTCACTCCATTTGCTCCACGGCAATCTTGCCGGAGCCTGGTAGGGCAGACGTCCATTTGAGACGTGTGGCGGTGCAGATGGCATCTGATGGCGGGCTTAACTGGGGTCGAGTAGTGGCGCTGTTTGTGTTCACCGGCACCTTGGCAACAGCTCTGGCTGAGCGGGGGGCCCACGAGGAGATCGGTGGCCTGACAGAGGCAttggtcatctatctgtctgtggagAAGCGCGAGTGGCTGGAGGCGCATGGTGGCTGGGAAGGGTTCTACCGCTACTTCAACAAACACGGTTCTGATTCAATCAGCCGGTGCGATACCAAAAGCAACACTATCATAGCAACCGCCGGATTTGTCCTAGCAGGATTAGCTTTCCTCATGGCCGTGAGATAA